One window from the genome of Azospirillum sp. B510 encodes:
- a CDS encoding thiolase family protein, whose translation MSGRPIIAAARRTAVGRIGGALRELAVEDLAAPVIRAVLADAGIEPAEVDEVLLGNAVGPGGNVARLSALAAGLPVSVPGVTVDRQCGSGLEAINLAARLVQSGACEVVLAGGVESTSTAPWRIVKPSSLYRTPAFYDRARFAPDGIGDPSMIEAAETVAAAHGIDRARQDRYALDSHRKAVAAQASGRFAREIVPLALRDGRVVERDECPRPDSGLERLAALRPILGPDGTVTAGNACPVNDGAALVAVMSERKFRALGLTRGLAVVDSAAAGVDPRRLGTGPIPAVGRLLARNPGLTIADIDLVEFNEAFAAQVLACLDALGIDPARVSVGGGALALGHPYGASGAILVTRLFSELLFPAAGAAPRRGLATLGIGGGLGLATLLEPV comes from the coding sequence ATGAGCGGCCGCCCGATCATCGCCGCCGCCCGCCGCACCGCCGTCGGCCGCATCGGCGGCGCCCTGCGCGAGCTTGCCGTCGAGGATCTCGCCGCCCCGGTCATCCGCGCCGTGCTCGCCGATGCCGGCATCGAGCCGGCGGAGGTGGACGAGGTGCTGCTGGGCAACGCCGTCGGTCCCGGCGGCAACGTCGCGCGGCTGTCGGCGCTGGCCGCGGGACTGCCGGTGTCGGTGCCCGGCGTCACGGTCGACCGCCAATGCGGGTCGGGGCTGGAGGCGATCAACCTCGCCGCCCGGCTGGTGCAGTCCGGCGCCTGCGAGGTCGTGCTGGCCGGCGGGGTGGAGAGCACCAGCACCGCGCCCTGGCGGATCGTCAAGCCATCCAGCCTCTACCGCACGCCGGCCTTCTACGACCGCGCCCGCTTCGCCCCCGACGGGATCGGCGACCCGTCGATGATCGAGGCGGCGGAGACCGTCGCCGCCGCCCATGGCATCGACCGCGCCCGCCAGGACCGCTACGCGCTGGACAGCCACCGCAAGGCGGTGGCCGCGCAAGCCTCCGGCCGGTTCGCCCGCGAGATCGTCCCCCTCGCCCTGCGCGACGGCCGCGTCGTCGAGCGCGACGAATGCCCGCGCCCCGACAGCGGCCTGGAGCGGCTGGCCGCGCTGCGTCCCATCCTGGGGCCGGACGGCACGGTCACCGCCGGCAACGCCTGCCCGGTCAATGACGGCGCCGCGCTGGTGGCGGTTATGTCGGAGCGGAAGTTCCGCGCGCTGGGCCTGACCCGTGGCCTCGCGGTGGTCGACAGCGCGGCGGCCGGCGTCGATCCCAGGCGTCTCGGCACCGGCCCGATCCCGGCTGTGGGCAGGCTGCTGGCCCGCAACCCCGGCCTGACCATCGCCGACATCGACCTCGTCGAGTTCAACGAGGCCTTCGCCGCCCAGGTGCTGGCCTGCCTCGACGCGCTCGGCATCGATCCGGCCCGCGTGTCGGTCGGCGGCGGCGCGCTGGCGCTCGGCCACCCCTATGGCGCGTCGGGGGCGATCCTGGTGACGCGCCTGTTCAGCGAACTGCTGTTCCCCGCCGCCGGCGCCGCGCCGCGCCGGGGGCTCGCCACGCTCGGCATCGGCGGCGGGCTGGGACTCGCCACACTTCTGGAGCCTGTTTGA
- a CDS encoding ABC transporter permease — MRRVRPGEDGESGGRLWRALAADALRNLGAMRQRSLLALLGIAIGTAAVVALISIGENAREHSMRQFLAMGADILTVQKDFSLSSRPATLTRADVERLRTVPGIEEVAPVAMLGVEIRQGRTRLPSPVAGVTPELFALVQAKAAQGRTLTEQDRAETVVVLGAGLARRLAEDGQPPAPGGLLRMGGYNHTVVGVLADSVPNPVLPLDVNSTAFVPLSGARRVSVNSDITNLVVRKASSADDQAVRRSLIEEFSAGPRPRTVMVQSARQLIVAMTDQARVHTLLLAAIGGVSLIVGGVGVMNVMLMGVVERRREIGLRLALGARPIDVRAMFLAEALALSLCGGMVGVLLGLAAAALYAWNAGWAFAPSILSLPLGLGMSSGVGLFFGLYPAVQASRLEPVAALRGE, encoded by the coding sequence ATGAGGCGCGTCAGACCGGGGGAGGACGGGGAGAGCGGCGGACGCCTGTGGCGGGCGCTGGCGGCCGACGCGCTGCGCAATCTGGGGGCGATGCGGCAGCGCTCGCTTCTGGCCCTGCTCGGCATCGCCATCGGAACGGCGGCGGTGGTCGCCCTGATCTCCATCGGCGAGAATGCCAGGGAACACTCGATGCGCCAGTTCCTCGCCATGGGGGCCGACATCCTGACGGTCCAGAAGGATTTCAGCCTGTCCAGCCGGCCGGCGACCCTGACCCGCGCCGATGTCGAGCGGCTGCGGACCGTCCCCGGCATCGAGGAGGTCGCCCCGGTGGCGATGCTGGGGGTGGAGATCCGCCAGGGGCGCACCCGTCTGCCCAGCCCCGTCGCCGGCGTCACCCCGGAGCTGTTCGCGCTGGTCCAGGCCAAGGCGGCGCAGGGACGGACGCTGACGGAACAGGACCGCGCCGAGACCGTCGTCGTTCTCGGAGCCGGGCTGGCCCGCCGCCTGGCGGAGGACGGCCAGCCCCCGGCGCCGGGCGGCCTGCTGCGGATGGGCGGCTACAATCATACGGTGGTCGGCGTGCTGGCGGACAGCGTGCCGAACCCGGTACTGCCGCTGGATGTCAACAGCACGGCCTTCGTGCCCTTGTCCGGAGCGCGGCGGGTGTCGGTCAACAGCGACATCACCAACCTCGTGGTCCGCAAGGCGTCGTCCGCCGACGATCAGGCGGTGCGGCGGTCGCTGATCGAGGAATTTTCCGCCGGCCCCCGTCCCCGCACGGTGATGGTGCAGAGCGCCCGCCAGTTGATCGTCGCCATGACCGATCAGGCGCGGGTCCACACCCTGCTTCTGGCCGCCATCGGCGGCGTGTCGCTGATCGTCGGCGGGGTCGGGGTGATGAATGTGATGCTGATGGGCGTGGTCGAGCGGCGACGCGAGATCGGCTTGCGCCTCGCCTTGGGCGCACGCCCGATCGATGTCCGGGCGATGTTCCTGGCCGAGGCGCTGGCGCTCTCGCTCTGCGGCGGGATGGTCGGCGTCCTGCTCGGCCTCGCGGCGGCGGCGCTCTATGCCTGGAACGCCGGGTGGGCGTTCGCGCCGTCCATCCTGTCCCTGCCGTTGGGGCTCGGCATGTCCAGCGGGGTCGGGCTGTTCTTCGGACTTTACCCGGCGGTGCAGGCGTCCCGCCTGGAGCCGGTCGCGGCGTTGCGGGGAGAGTGA
- a CDS encoding ABC transporter ATP-binding protein, whose translation MTILALDGVHKSHGRAAGAVQVLRDVSLDIRRGEVCAIVGSSGSGKSTLLSLMGLLDRPDSGRLRFEGEEVGAASADRLAALRNRRIGFVFQAFHLLPRLTALENVALPFLYRGVPPRLGRDRAAAMLERVGLGDRLHHRPEEMSGGQRQRVAIARAVVGEPALLLADEPTGNLDSATARQIIDLFFALNAELGVTVALVTHDPAIAARCGRQLMMRDGRLDSLMPADVA comes from the coding sequence ATGACCATCCTCGCGCTTGATGGCGTGCACAAGAGCCATGGCCGCGCGGCGGGCGCTGTCCAGGTGCTGCGCGACGTGTCGCTGGACATCCGGCGGGGCGAGGTCTGCGCCATCGTCGGGTCGTCGGGGTCGGGCAAATCGACGCTGCTCTCGCTGATGGGGCTGTTGGACCGGCCCGATTCCGGGCGGCTCCGCTTCGAGGGGGAGGAGGTCGGGGCGGCCTCGGCCGATCGGCTGGCGGCTCTGCGCAACCGCCGCATCGGCTTCGTCTTCCAGGCCTTCCACCTGCTGCCCCGGCTGACGGCGCTGGAGAATGTCGCCCTGCCCTTCCTGTATCGCGGCGTGCCGCCGCGCCTGGGCCGTGACCGCGCGGCGGCGATGCTGGAGCGGGTCGGGCTGGGCGACCGGCTGCATCACCGGCCGGAGGAGATGTCGGGCGGCCAGCGCCAGCGCGTCGCCATCGCCCGCGCGGTGGTCGGCGAGCCCGCCCTGCTGCTGGCCGACGAGCCGACGGGAAATCTCGACAGCGCCACCGCCCGCCAGATCATCGACCTGTTCTTCGCCCTGAACGCCGAGCTGGGGGTGACGGTGGCGCTCGTCACCCATGATCCCGCCATCGCGGCGCGCTGCGGCCGTCAGTTGATGATGCGGGACGGGCGCCTGGACAGCCTGATGCCGGCGGATGTCGCATGA
- a CDS encoding ABC transporter ATP-binding protein, with protein MLALDVTGLEMRFPGLPEPVLAIERLHLPAGGRLAVTGASGSGKSTFVNAITGMETVARGGVSWNGTDITTLTAGGRDSFRARNIGLVMQDFHLFPGLSAFDNVVLPVRLARRLTREEADRAGHLLAATGLKRPRQKIETLSRGEMQRVAVARALLSRPGVVVADEPTASLDRRTGEEVSELLIRLSVEEGATLIVVTHDPFLADRLDRCIRLASGRIDQDIAKAASA; from the coding sequence ATGCTCGCCCTCGACGTCACCGGCCTGGAAATGCGTTTTCCCGGCCTTCCGGAGCCGGTGCTGGCCATTGAGCGGCTGCATCTGCCGGCGGGCGGCAGGCTTGCCGTGACCGGCGCCTCCGGCTCCGGCAAGAGCACGTTCGTCAATGCGATCACCGGCATGGAGACCGTGGCGCGGGGTGGGGTTTCCTGGAACGGAACCGACATCACGACCCTCACGGCCGGCGGGCGCGACTCCTTCCGCGCCCGCAATATCGGCCTGGTGATGCAGGATTTCCATCTGTTTCCCGGGCTTTCGGCGTTCGACAACGTGGTTCTGCCGGTGCGTCTCGCCCGCCGGCTGACGCGGGAGGAGGCGGACCGCGCCGGTCATCTGCTGGCCGCGACCGGTCTGAAACGACCGCGGCAGAAGATCGAAACCCTGTCGCGCGGCGAAATGCAGCGTGTCGCGGTCGCCCGCGCGCTGCTGTCGCGCCCGGGCGTCGTGGTGGCGGACGAGCCGACGGCCAGCCTTGACCGGCGCACGGGCGAAGAGGTGTCCGAACTCCTCATCCGCCTTTCGGTGGAGGAAGGGGCCACGCTGATCGTGGTGACACACGATCCGTTCCTTGCCGACCGTCTGGACCGGTGCATCCGCTTGGCAAGCGGCCGGATCGATCAGGACATCGCAAAGGCGGCATCCGCATGA
- a CDS encoding alkaline phosphatase: MRNFLLALASATILSSAANAAVIYPLDRATVLVGSPFDLKVEFDKVVKPEDVKVTVNGQDYEAVFGRKASFVAEEKGDKGKLLGSALLLRDLRIETPGKYKVEVVAGDERKSVDWDVYPTAATPKARNIIFLLGDGMSVAHRTGARIMSKGMTEGKANGRLYMDDVPPVAFIGTSSTSSIATDSANTMSAYMTGHKSAVNALGVYADRTPDSLDDPKVETIAEALRRKTKKSVGIVTTAEVEDATPAALVAHTRKRSDKAEIVEMLYNVKPDVLLGGGSAYFLAKSVPGSKRKDDKDYIQLFKDAGYTLATDKKELEAASGATSGKLLGLFHPANIDVTLDREFLKKGTVDKYPNQPGLVEMTKAALGQVSKNPEGFFLMIEGASIDKMSHPLDWERALFETIEFDKAVGLARDFAAKNPDTLIIVTGDHTHGVSLIGTVDDDKPGTEMREKVGTYAAAGFPNYEDKDGDGYPDRVDVSRRLFMAANNGPDHYETFRPKMEGPFVPAIQNEKKEYVANEAYKSVPGAVFVQGNIPRDEDSGVHAVDDVVLQAIGPGADGLRGYMEQSDVYKVLADVFALGTPKAP; the protein is encoded by the coding sequence ATGCGCAATTTTCTCCTCGCCCTGGCATCCGCGACAATTCTGAGTAGTGCCGCGAATGCCGCCGTCATCTACCCGCTCGACCGGGCCACGGTGCTTGTCGGTTCGCCCTTCGACCTCAAGGTCGAATTCGACAAGGTGGTCAAGCCCGAGGACGTGAAGGTCACGGTGAACGGCCAGGACTATGAGGCCGTCTTCGGCAGGAAGGCGAGCTTCGTCGCGGAGGAGAAGGGCGACAAGGGCAAGCTGCTGGGTTCGGCCCTGCTCCTGCGCGATCTGCGGATCGAGACTCCCGGCAAGTACAAGGTCGAGGTGGTGGCCGGCGACGAACGGAAATCGGTCGACTGGGATGTCTACCCCACGGCTGCGACCCCGAAGGCCAGGAACATCATCTTCCTGCTGGGTGACGGCATGTCCGTCGCTCACCGCACCGGCGCGCGGATCATGTCCAAGGGCATGACCGAAGGCAAGGCCAATGGCCGGCTCTACATGGACGATGTGCCGCCCGTCGCCTTCATCGGCACCTCTTCGACCTCGTCGATCGCGACGGACAGCGCCAACACGATGTCCGCCTACATGACCGGTCACAAATCGGCGGTGAACGCGCTCGGCGTCTATGCCGACCGCACGCCCGACAGCCTGGACGATCCCAAGGTCGAGACCATCGCCGAGGCGCTGCGCCGCAAGACGAAGAAGTCGGTCGGCATCGTCACCACCGCCGAGGTCGAGGACGCCACGCCGGCCGCCCTGGTCGCCCACACGCGCAAGCGCAGCGACAAGGCCGAGATCGTCGAGATGCTCTACAACGTGAAGCCCGACGTCCTGCTCGGCGGCGGCTCCGCCTATTTCCTGGCCAAGTCCGTCCCCGGTTCCAAGCGCAAGGACGACAAGGACTACATCCAGCTGTTCAAGGATGCCGGCTATACGCTGGCGACCGACAAGAAGGAGCTGGAAGCGGCATCCGGCGCGACCTCCGGCAAGCTGCTCGGCCTGTTCCATCCCGCCAACATCGACGTGACGCTGGACCGCGAGTTCCTGAAGAAGGGGACGGTGGACAAGTATCCCAACCAGCCGGGTCTGGTCGAGATGACCAAGGCCGCCCTCGGCCAGGTGTCGAAGAATCCGGAAGGCTTCTTCCTCATGATCGAAGGCGCTTCGATCGACAAGATGAGCCATCCGCTCGATTGGGAACGCGCCCTGTTCGAGACGATCGAATTCGACAAGGCCGTCGGTCTCGCCCGTGACTTCGCGGCGAAGAACCCCGATACGCTGATCATCGTCACCGGCGACCACACCCACGGCGTCTCGCTCATCGGTACCGTGGACGATGACAAGCCGGGCACGGAGATGCGCGAGAAGGTCGGCACCTACGCCGCAGCCGGCTTCCCGAACTACGAGGACAAGGACGGCGACGGCTATCCGGACCGCGTCGACGTGTCCCGCCGCCTGTTCATGGCCGCGAACAACGGCCCCGATCATTACGAGACCTTCCGCCCGAAGATGGAGGGGCCGTTCGTTCCGGCGATCCAGAACGAGAAGAAGGAATATGTCGCCAACGAGGCGTATAAATCCGTTCCGGGTGCGGTCTTCGTCCAGGGCAACATCCCGCGCGACGAGGACAGCGGCGTCCATGCGGTCGACGACGTGGTCCTCCAGGCGATCGGTCCCGGCGCGGACGGCCTGCGGGGCTACATGGAACAGAGCGACGTTTACAAGGTCCTGGCGGACGTCTTCGCGCTCGGTACTCCGAAGGCGCCGTAA
- a CDS encoding MFS transporter, protein MTSAHTAGDGFRSAFRHRAFALFWSARVCSMLAIQMQVVAVGWQVYAMTGDPLDLGLVGLFQFLPTLALVLVAGHVVDNNDRRTVLFGALSIEAVAVAALFLMTMAGALSPQAIFAVVALIGLAKSFEGPANQAILSATVPVEDLPNAVAWQSSGVQVAQISGPALGGLLYIAGPAAVYGVSAAMLALSVLLIAACRPRPVTMTRRAMSLSSMLAGAAFIRRRPEILGAISLDLFAVLLGGATALLPIYARDVLHVGPWGLGLLRSAPALGSLAMAMVITRWGVKRHAGRRMLVAVAGFGVATIAFGLSADPVLSFIALLAVGATDQISMFVRQTLIQLSTPDEMRGRVGAVTSLFIGASNQLGEFESGGLAALIGAVPAVVLGGVGAVGLAGLWAVLFPALRRVDRLLGR, encoded by the coding sequence ATGACCAGCGCCCACACGGCCGGGGATGGTTTCCGGTCGGCCTTCCGTCACCGCGCCTTCGCCCTGTTCTGGAGCGCGCGGGTCTGTTCGATGCTGGCGATCCAGATGCAGGTGGTGGCGGTCGGCTGGCAGGTCTACGCCATGACCGGCGATCCGCTCGACCTCGGGCTGGTCGGGCTGTTCCAGTTCCTGCCCACCCTGGCGCTGGTGCTGGTCGCCGGCCACGTGGTGGACAACAACGACCGCAGGACCGTGCTGTTCGGCGCCCTGTCGATCGAGGCGGTCGCGGTCGCCGCCCTGTTCCTGATGACCATGGCGGGGGCGCTGTCGCCCCAGGCCATCTTCGCCGTGGTGGCGTTGATCGGCCTCGCCAAATCCTTCGAGGGGCCGGCGAACCAGGCGATCCTGTCGGCCACCGTTCCGGTCGAGGATCTGCCGAACGCCGTCGCCTGGCAGTCGTCGGGCGTCCAGGTGGCGCAGATCTCCGGCCCGGCGCTGGGCGGGCTGCTCTACATCGCCGGCCCGGCGGCGGTCTATGGCGTCAGCGCGGCGATGCTGGCGCTGTCGGTCCTGCTGATCGCCGCCTGCCGGCCCCGCCCGGTGACGATGACCAGGCGCGCCATGAGCCTGTCCAGCATGCTGGCCGGCGCCGCCTTCATCCGCCGCCGGCCGGAGATTCTGGGGGCGATCTCGCTCGACCTGTTCGCGGTGCTGCTGGGCGGGGCGACGGCGCTGCTGCCGATCTACGCCCGCGACGTGCTGCATGTCGGGCCCTGGGGCCTCGGCCTGCTGCGCTCCGCCCCGGCGCTGGGGTCGCTCGCCATGGCGATGGTGATCACCCGCTGGGGAGTCAAACGCCATGCCGGGCGGCGGATGCTGGTCGCGGTCGCCGGCTTCGGTGTCGCCACCATCGCCTTCGGCCTGTCGGCCGATCCGGTGCTGTCCTTCATCGCCCTGCTGGCGGTCGGTGCCACCGACCAGATCAGCATGTTCGTCCGCCAGACGCTGATCCAGCTCTCCACCCCCGACGAGATGCGCGGCCGGGTCGGAGCCGTCACCTCGCTGTTCATCGGCGCGTCCAACCAGTTGGGCGAGTTCGAGTCCGGCGGTCTCGCCGCCCTGATCGGCGCCGTTCCGGCGGTGGTGCTGGGCGGCGTCGGCGCCGTCGGCCTCGCCGGCCTGTGGGCGGTGCTGTTTCCGGCCCTGCGGCGGGTGGACCGTCTGCTGGGGCGATGA
- a CDS encoding TolC family protein, whose product MVTLALVAAAGGAEVGHAQMAPQPRYAHEGSGPPPPLSGPELRLTLPEAVYLGLRRNHGVQTAYLQRVLDAYNLHVAESAFTPRGNLLSTFDADRTGGGRGVAVGLTPTVRTLTPLGTIIAFGWDLRQSSRRQAEGGLARGESTLTLSVIQPLLKGAGYDTAMAPVRTARLQERYNQLRLKSAVATTVTDIARAYHQFVQTRQQIVLADGALRRARELEATNQALIAAGRMAAVELFQAQATTAAQELALSQAQSAFDAARLALLTLLALDLDTRVVPADRLTAKPVRIEVNEVRALAFDNRPDYLSQLIAIESARIGLDVARNQRLWDVSVVAGVSVPGAGRGGWRASENLPNTKTDLRAGLQLNIPINDLSLKQQEVQANVGLRQNELLLEQLRAQVDQQVRDGVRTVDAMWRQYALSRQVRELAERTLAGEMAKLRAGRSSNFQVVSFQDQLRSAESGELAALVAYLDALVLLDLQVGTTIDTWGIQLNDPPP is encoded by the coding sequence ATGGTCACCCTGGCCCTGGTGGCCGCCGCTGGTGGCGCGGAGGTCGGGCATGCGCAGATGGCTCCGCAGCCGCGCTATGCCCATGAAGGTAGCGGGCCGCCGCCGCCGTTGAGCGGTCCCGAGCTGCGCCTGACCCTGCCGGAGGCGGTTTATCTCGGGCTACGCCGGAATCACGGGGTCCAGACCGCTTATCTGCAACGGGTGCTCGACGCCTACAATCTCCATGTCGCGGAATCGGCCTTCACCCCGCGGGGAAATCTGCTCTCCACCTTCGACGCCGACCGCACCGGCGGCGGCCGGGGCGTCGCCGTCGGGCTGACGCCGACGGTGCGGACGCTGACCCCGCTGGGAACCATCATCGCCTTTGGCTGGGATCTTCGGCAGAGCAGCCGGCGGCAGGCGGAGGGGGGGCTGGCGCGCGGGGAATCGACGCTCACCCTGTCGGTCATCCAGCCGCTGCTGAAGGGCGCCGGCTATGACACCGCCATGGCCCCGGTGCGCACCGCGCGCTTGCAGGAGCGCTACAACCAGCTTCGCCTGAAAAGCGCGGTCGCCACCACCGTCACCGACATCGCCCGCGCCTATCACCAGTTCGTGCAAACCCGCCAGCAGATCGTCCTGGCCGACGGCGCGCTGCGACGCGCCCGCGAGCTGGAGGCCACCAACCAGGCCCTGATCGCCGCCGGGCGGATGGCCGCGGTCGAGCTGTTCCAGGCCCAGGCGACCACGGCGGCGCAGGAGCTGGCGCTGTCGCAGGCGCAAAGCGCGTTCGACGCCGCCCGGCTCGCCCTGCTGACCCTGCTGGCGCTCGACCTCGACACGCGGGTCGTTCCCGCCGACCGGCTGACTGCCAAGCCGGTGCGCATTGAGGTGAACGAGGTGCGGGCGCTGGCCTTCGACAACCGGCCGGATTACCTGTCGCAACTGATCGCCATCGAAAGCGCCCGCATCGGGCTGGACGTCGCCCGCAACCAACGGCTGTGGGACGTGTCGGTGGTCGCCGGGGTCAGCGTGCCGGGCGCCGGGCGCGGCGGCTGGCGGGCGTCGGAAAATCTGCCCAACACCAAGACCGATCTGCGGGCCGGGCTCCAGCTCAACATCCCGATCAACGACCTGTCGCTGAAACAGCAGGAGGTCCAGGCCAATGTCGGCCTGCGGCAGAACGAGCTTCTGCTGGAACAGCTGCGCGCCCAGGTCGACCAGCAGGTGCGCGACGGGGTGCGGACGGTCGACGCCATGTGGCGTCAATACGCCCTCAGCCGGCAGGTGCGGGAACTGGCCGAACGGACGCTCGCCGGCGAGATGGCCAAGCTGCGCGCCGGGCGGTCGAGCAACTTCCAGGTCGTGTCGTTCCAGGACCAACTGCGCTCCGCCGAAAGCGGCGAGCTGGCGGCGCTGGTCGCCTATCTCGACGCGCTGGTCCTGCTCGACCTCCAGGTCGGCACCACCATCGACACCTGGGGCATCCAACTGAACGATCCGCCGCCATGA
- a CDS encoding ABC transporter permease has protein sequence MIAFILADLWRFRAGAAAVVLLLALSVALSVTVTLQERALRLGSARAAEKFDLVVGAAGSETQLTLSTVFLQPAPLPLMPGAVLAKLAADPRVSLAAPIGFGDSASGFPIVGTTTALVAALSPTLAEGAGFVRLGDAVIGADVPLALGSGIKPMHGTAESHGHVHGGLTFRVTGRLASTGTAWDRAILVPIMAVWRLHGMAGGEDHDHGHEDHDHDHEEHDHGSDHDHVDGDAHDGTPAPQRAAATREAGTHETATVDADAPIDERFGAATPDVPAVLVKPRRISDAYRLRQEYRAATTLAVFPAEVLTRLYATLGDARRLLMAIAMGTQTIVVAAILLVTIMHLGNRRRQIGALRALGAPARSIIALVWGELFVLFAVGLVMGIGIGYGAARILGFWLAKTTAVPMPVEFAAEDFLLALGCMAVAAIVSIIPAVTALRVSPATALRNSGA, from the coding sequence ATGATCGCGTTCATCCTGGCCGATTTGTGGCGTTTCCGAGCCGGCGCCGCCGCGGTCGTGCTGCTGCTGGCGCTGTCCGTCGCCCTCAGCGTGACGGTGACCCTACAGGAGCGCGCCCTGCGGCTCGGAAGCGCCCGCGCGGCCGAGAAGTTCGACCTCGTTGTCGGCGCGGCGGGCAGCGAGACGCAGCTCACGCTCTCGACGGTGTTCTTGCAGCCCGCCCCCCTGCCCCTGATGCCTGGAGCGGTGTTGGCGAAGTTGGCGGCGGACCCCCGCGTCTCCCTTGCCGCCCCCATCGGGTTCGGGGATTCCGCCTCCGGCTTTCCCATCGTCGGCACGACGACGGCGCTGGTCGCCGCTTTGTCGCCGACACTGGCGGAGGGGGCCGGTTTCGTCCGGCTCGGCGACGCGGTGATAGGGGCGGACGTGCCGCTCGCGCTCGGCAGCGGCATCAAGCCGATGCATGGCACGGCCGAATCGCACGGCCATGTGCATGGCGGCCTGACCTTCCGGGTAACCGGACGGCTGGCATCGACGGGCACGGCCTGGGATCGGGCGATCCTGGTGCCGATCATGGCCGTCTGGCGGTTGCACGGCATGGCCGGTGGAGAGGACCATGATCATGGGCATGAAGACCATGATCATGACCATGAGGAGCATGATCATGGCTCCGATCACGATCATGTGGACGGGGATGCCCATGACGGTACCCCCGCGCCACAGCGCGCCGCCGCCACACGCGAAGCCGGCACCCATGAAACCGCCACCGTCGACGCCGATGCGCCGATCGACGAGCGGTTCGGCGCCGCGACACCGGATGTGCCTGCCGTGCTGGTCAAGCCGAGACGGATTTCCGACGCCTACCGATTGAGGCAGGAATATCGCGCAGCCACCACGCTGGCGGTCTTCCCGGCGGAGGTGCTGACGCGCCTTTACGCCACGCTCGGCGATGCGCGCCGATTGCTGATGGCGATCGCCATGGGCACCCAGACCATCGTCGTCGCCGCCATTCTGTTGGTGACGATCATGCATCTCGGCAACCGGCGGCGGCAGATCGGGGCGCTTCGGGCGCTTGGAGCGCCGGCAAGATCGATCATCGCCCTGGTCTGGGGCGAACTGTTCGTGCTGTTTGCCGTGGGACTGGTCATGGGCATCGGTATCGGTTATGGCGCGGCTCGGATACTTGGCTTCTGGCTGGCGAAGACCACCGCGGTTCCGATGCCCGTCGAATTCGCCGCCGAGGATTTCCTCCTCGCCCTCGGTTGCATGGCCGTCGCCGCCATCGTTTCGATCATCCCGGCCGTGACCGCCCTGCGCGTGAGCCCCGCCACGGCCCTGCGGAACTCCGGGGCCTGA
- a CDS encoding HlyD family secretion protein, whose amino-acid sequence MKAEGPRPADGGSRRWLDRLAWFCGGALCAGLALTSPSWFEDAQATLAGERAAMPKAAPPPQQAAQELTTPIPALSVAGTIEPGRTVTVVAPFAGSVKEKRFDYGQRVEAGEILLVIDGFDMDMRVRDAEAALLKAAQRLDETRTWTTGAEMARAQRQAAAARREAEQALRRVQDAKPLIAQGIIPRQEYEDLQRQADAQGLNRVAAEEELAATAKRGGPDAVRMAELEHASALAKAEDLRRQLERAVVKAPASGMIMKAPTASSANASGVTAIEVGAGLSQNQSLFMIAEMDSLAVVAQVDEMDVNRLRVGQPVDITGDAFPDNPLSGQVAWIAQQATVAEGGASPGASFAVRVALSPLSDAQKQRIRVGMSATLTVGTN is encoded by the coding sequence ATGAAGGCGGAAGGACCACGACCGGCGGACGGCGGGTCGCGCCGGTGGCTGGACAGGCTCGCATGGTTCTGCGGCGGCGCCCTGTGCGCCGGTCTTGCTTTGACCAGCCCGTCCTGGTTCGAGGACGCGCAGGCGACGCTGGCCGGCGAGCGCGCCGCGATGCCGAAGGCCGCACCACCTCCACAGCAGGCGGCACAGGAATTGACCACGCCGATCCCCGCGCTGTCCGTGGCCGGAACGATCGAGCCGGGCCGCACCGTGACGGTGGTCGCCCCCTTCGCCGGATCGGTGAAGGAGAAGCGGTTCGATTATGGCCAGCGGGTCGAGGCCGGTGAGATCCTGCTGGTCATCGATGGCTTCGATATGGATATGCGCGTGCGCGATGCGGAGGCCGCCCTTCTCAAGGCGGCGCAGCGTCTGGACGAGACCAGGACCTGGACCACCGGCGCGGAGATGGCGCGCGCGCAACGCCAGGCCGCCGCCGCAAGGCGGGAAGCCGAGCAGGCGCTGCGCCGGGTACAGGATGCCAAGCCCCTGATCGCCCAGGGCATCATTCCCCGACAGGAATATGAGGATCTGCAAAGGCAGGCCGACGCGCAGGGACTCAACCGCGTTGCGGCGGAGGAGGAGTTGGCCGCCACCGCGAAGCGGGGCGGACCCGACGCCGTCCGCATGGCCGAGCTGGAGCATGCGAGCGCGCTGGCGAAGGCCGAGGATCTGCGCCGGCAGTTGGAGCGTGCGGTGGTCAAGGCGCCGGCATCCGGCATGATCATGAAAGCGCCAACCGCCTCTTCGGCCAATGCGTCCGGCGTCACGGCGATCGAGGTCGGCGCCGGGCTGTCCCAGAACCAAAGCCTGTTCATGATCGCCGAGATGGACAGCCTGGCGGTGGTGGCGCAGGTCGACGAGATGGACGTCAACCGCCTGCGCGTCGGCCAGCCGGTCGACATCACCGGCGATGCCTTTCCGGACAATCCGCTGTCCGGGCAAGTCGCCTGGATCGCGCAGCAGGCGACCGTCGCCGAAGGCGGGGCTTCGCCCGGCGCATCCTTCGCCGTTCGCGTGGCGCTGTCCCCCCTGTCGGACGCGCAGAAACAACGCATACGTGTCGGCATGTCGGCGACTCTGACCGTCGGAACGAATTGA